One region of Hymenobacter sediminicola genomic DNA includes:
- a CDS encoding isopenicillin N synthase family dioxygenase — protein MEEKLLEEIPSLDLADFRSGDPERKARFVQQLGEAYQNIGFVALKNHGLTDEQTQKLYSDVKAFFSLPDDVKQQYEKPELAGQRGYVSKGKEHAKGRNTGDLKEFYHVGQEVDDANDPIGAEYPDNIWPNEVDSFANTSRTTYKTLEAAGKDVLRAIALYLNLPESYFDDKVRNGNSILRPIHYYPIENPDAVPADAVRAAEHGDINLITLLMGASADGLQVKRRDGKWIPITALPDQIVVNVGDMLQRLTNGVLKSTIHRVVNPAREKMNSSRYSIPFFMHPRSEMSLAALENCVTPENPKKEADITAGEFLNERLIELGLKKK, from the coding sequence ATGGAAGAAAAACTGCTGGAAGAAATTCCCTCCCTCGACCTCGCAGACTTCCGCTCCGGTGACCCGGAGCGCAAAGCCCGCTTTGTTCAACAGCTCGGCGAAGCCTATCAGAACATCGGCTTCGTTGCCCTCAAGAACCACGGCCTCACCGATGAGCAGACGCAGAAGCTTTATAGTGATGTAAAAGCTTTCTTCTCGCTGCCCGACGATGTAAAGCAGCAATATGAAAAGCCGGAGCTGGCAGGCCAGCGCGGCTACGTGAGCAAAGGTAAGGAACATGCCAAGGGCCGCAACACCGGCGACCTGAAGGAGTTCTACCACGTGGGCCAGGAAGTGGACGATGCCAATGACCCCATCGGCGCCGAATACCCCGACAACATCTGGCCCAATGAGGTGGACAGCTTCGCGAATACGTCGCGGACCACGTACAAAACGCTGGAAGCCGCTGGCAAAGACGTGCTACGCGCCATTGCGCTGTACTTGAATCTGCCCGAGAGCTACTTCGATGACAAGGTGCGCAACGGCAACAGCATTCTACGCCCAATCCATTACTACCCGATTGAGAACCCTGACGCAGTACCGGCTGATGCTGTACGGGCCGCTGAGCACGGCGACATCAACCTGATTACGCTGCTGATGGGCGCTTCGGCCGATGGTCTGCAAGTAAAGCGCCGCGACGGTAAATGGATTCCGATTACGGCCCTGCCGGACCAGATTGTGGTGAACGTAGGCGACATGCTGCAGCGCCTGACCAACGGCGTACTGAAGAGCACCATTCACCGCGTCGTGAACCCGGCCCGTGAGAAAATGAACTCTTCGCGCTACAGCATCCCATTCTTCATGCACCCACGCTCCGAAATGAGCCTGGCCGCTCTCGAGAACTGCGTAACGCCCGAAAATCCCAAGAAGGAGGCCGACATTACGGCAGGCGAATTCCTGAATGAGCGCCTGATTGAGTTGGGCCTCAAGAAGAAATAA
- the chrA gene encoding chromate efflux transporter, whose product MPTRRVRGIIFLKDVALLAVTAFGGPQAHTAMMLRLLVDKRRYLTSAELLEIMALCQLLPGPGSTQTITAIGFRLGGPNLAYLTLLVWMLPAVCIMTAAGLAMNYLDKEQVARLVQYIQPIAVGFVAYSAYKISEKVIHTKTSVALMVAAAMLAYRFQLPSVLPLLLFGGGLVTTFRYRKHAVVTQKQPLRIEWANFILWGGVFIAAAVLGHYTRELPVLLFENFYRNGSLVFGGGQVLAPLLFAEFVEFKSYLSAPEFLSGYGLTQALPGPNFAFASYIGALAMRDYGLGGQIAGGLVAAAGIFMPGTLLIFFLIRFWDQLKQYRVVKASMEGINAVSAGLVCAAVFLLYHPLPDTPVNLGLIGATFLVLLWEKIPSYLIVLAGLLAGVVF is encoded by the coding sequence TTGCCTACACGCCGGGTGCGGGGCATCATCTTCCTGAAAGACGTGGCGTTGCTGGCCGTTACGGCATTTGGAGGCCCGCAGGCGCATACTGCCATGATGCTGCGCCTGCTTGTAGATAAGCGGCGCTACCTTACGTCGGCGGAGTTGCTCGAAATTATGGCGCTGTGCCAGCTGCTGCCTGGCCCTGGCTCTACCCAGACCATTACGGCCATCGGCTTTCGGCTGGGTGGCCCCAATCTGGCCTACCTGACGCTGCTGGTCTGGATGCTGCCAGCTGTCTGCATCATGACGGCCGCCGGGCTGGCCATGAACTACCTCGATAAAGAGCAGGTGGCCCGGCTGGTGCAGTATATTCAGCCCATTGCTGTAGGTTTCGTCGCCTATTCAGCCTACAAAATTTCTGAGAAGGTCATTCATACCAAAACCTCGGTGGCATTGATGGTGGCAGCAGCTATGCTGGCGTATCGGTTCCAACTGCCCTCGGTGTTGCCGCTGCTGTTGTTTGGCGGAGGCTTGGTTACCACGTTCCGCTACCGCAAGCACGCCGTCGTGACGCAGAAGCAACCGTTGCGCATCGAGTGGGCAAACTTTATACTGTGGGGAGGTGTGTTTATAGCGGCGGCCGTACTGGGCCACTACACCCGCGAACTGCCCGTGTTGCTCTTCGAGAACTTCTACCGAAACGGTAGCCTGGTGTTTGGAGGCGGGCAAGTGCTGGCGCCGCTGCTGTTTGCTGAGTTTGTGGAGTTTAAGAGCTACCTGTCGGCTCCGGAATTTTTGTCGGGCTACGGGCTTACGCAGGCGTTACCCGGCCCCAATTTCGCCTTTGCCTCCTATATCGGGGCGCTGGCCATGCGCGACTACGGCTTAGGGGGGCAGATAGCCGGCGGCTTGGTAGCAGCAGCGGGCATCTTCATGCCCGGTACACTCCTAATTTTCTTTCTGATTCGGTTCTGGGACCAGCTCAAGCAGTACCGCGTAGTAAAGGCCTCCATGGAGGGCATCAATGCGGTGAGTGCGGGACTGGTATGCGCCGCGGTGTTCCTGCTGTATCACCCGCTACCCGATACCCCAGTCAACTTGGGGCTTATTGGCGCTACGTTTCTGGTGCTGCTCTGGGAGAAGATTCCCTCCTACCTGATTGTGCTGGCCGGCCTGCTGGCAGGTGTGGTATTTTAA
- the rfbA gene encoding glucose-1-phosphate thymidylyltransferase RfbA has protein sequence MKGIILAGGSGTRLHPLTLAVSKQLMPVYDKPMIYYPLSILMMAGIREILIITTPHDQEQFKKLLGDGKGLGCNFQYVVQAVPNGLAQAFVLGADFIGDDKVALVLGDNIFHGEGMEDLLKSNNDPEGGVVYAYHVHDPERYGVVEFDADKKALSIEEKPVTPKSNYAVPGLYFYDNDVVQIARDLKPSPRGEYEITDVNQEYLRRGKLKVGILGRGTAWLDTGTFESLMQAGEFVRVLEQRQGLKVGSIEEAAYRQGFIDADQLRKIAEPLRKSGYGDYLLRLPEQLVMKGM, from the coding sequence ATGAAAGGTATTATTCTCGCCGGAGGCTCCGGTACGCGCCTGCACCCGCTTACTCTGGCGGTTTCCAAGCAGCTGATGCCCGTCTACGACAAGCCGATGATTTATTATCCCTTGTCGATTCTCATGATGGCCGGCATCCGGGAAATCCTGATTATCACCACCCCCCACGACCAAGAGCAGTTCAAAAAGTTGCTCGGCGACGGCAAGGGCCTGGGTTGCAACTTCCAGTATGTGGTGCAGGCAGTGCCCAACGGCTTGGCTCAGGCTTTCGTGCTGGGCGCTGACTTCATCGGGGATGATAAGGTGGCGCTGGTACTCGGCGACAACATCTTCCATGGTGAAGGAATGGAAGATCTACTAAAATCAAACAACGACCCGGAAGGTGGCGTGGTGTATGCCTACCACGTGCACGACCCGGAACGCTACGGCGTGGTAGAATTCGATGCCGATAAAAAGGCCCTTAGCATTGAGGAGAAGCCGGTTACACCGAAAAGCAACTACGCCGTTCCAGGCCTCTATTTCTACGACAACGACGTAGTGCAGATAGCTCGCGACCTGAAACCCAGCCCTCGTGGCGAGTATGAAATAACCGACGTAAACCAAGAGTACCTGCGCCGCGGCAAGCTGAAAGTGGGCATTCTGGGCCGCGGCACCGCTTGGCTCGACACGGGTACCTTCGAAAGCCTGATGCAGGCCGGCGAATTTGTGCGGGTACTAGAGCAGCGCCAAGGCCTAAAGGTGGGCTCCATCGAGGAAGCGGCCTACCGCCAAGGCTTTATTGACGCGGATCAGTTGCGCAAAATTGCTGAGCCCCTGCGCAAAAGCGGCTACGGCGACTACCTGCTGCGCCTGCCCGAGCAACTCGTTATGAAAGGCATGTAA
- a CDS encoding SDR family oxidoreductase: MYETPFHDQPLDNLAFLVTGGAGFIGSNLVEYLLKYGAKEVRVLDNFSNGFRKNVALFAANPALRVIEGDIRDRQTCIDACQGIDVVLHQAALGSVPRSINDPITSNDVNVGGFVNMLVGAKEAGVKRFVYAASSSTYGDHKALPKVEDRIGKPLSPYAVTKYANELYADVFGKTYGMEIIGLRYFNIFGPRQDPNGAYAAVIPLFIDAVLEGKPPRMNGDGGQTRDFTFVENCVQANIKAALVQNPEAVNQVYNVAVADRTSLNDLFNILKEEAGSDITPEYGPDRAGDIRDSLADISKANNLLGYQPQIRIREGLQKTLAWFKQNQEFIAERN, translated from the coding sequence GTGTACGAAACTCCTTTCCACGACCAGCCACTCGATAATCTGGCTTTCCTCGTAACCGGCGGGGCCGGATTCATTGGCTCGAACCTAGTAGAATATCTGCTGAAATACGGCGCCAAAGAGGTGCGCGTGCTGGACAATTTCTCCAACGGCTTCCGCAAAAACGTGGCGCTGTTTGCCGCCAACCCAGCCCTGCGCGTGATTGAAGGCGACATCCGGGACCGGCAGACCTGCATTGATGCCTGCCAGGGTATAGACGTGGTGCTGCACCAAGCGGCGCTAGGCTCCGTGCCCCGCTCCATCAACGACCCAATTACGTCCAATGACGTGAACGTGGGCGGCTTCGTGAACATGCTGGTGGGAGCCAAAGAGGCAGGTGTGAAGCGCTTCGTGTACGCGGCGTCCAGCTCCACCTACGGCGACCATAAGGCACTGCCGAAGGTAGAAGACCGGATTGGCAAGCCCCTTTCGCCCTACGCCGTGACCAAATATGCCAACGAACTGTACGCCGACGTATTTGGCAAGACCTACGGCATGGAAATCATTGGGCTGCGTTACTTTAACATCTTCGGTCCGCGCCAAGACCCGAATGGGGCCTATGCAGCCGTTATTCCGCTCTTCATTGATGCGGTGCTGGAAGGCAAGCCGCCCCGCATGAATGGCGACGGTGGCCAGACCCGCGACTTTACGTTCGTGGAAAACTGCGTGCAGGCCAACATCAAGGCGGCGCTGGTGCAAAACCCTGAAGCCGTGAACCAAGTGTACAATGTGGCCGTGGCCGACCGCACTTCCCTCAACGACCTGTTCAATATTCTGAAGGAAGAGGCGGGATCCGACATCACGCCTGAGTACGGCCCCGACCGTGCCGGCGACATTCGGGATTCCCTGGCTGATATCAGCAAAGCCAACAATCTGCTCGGCTACCAGCCGCAGATTCGCATCCGGGAGGGCCTGCAAAAGACCTTGGCTTGGTTTAAGCAGAACCAGGAGTTTATTGCGGAGCGGAACTAA
- the rfbB gene encoding dTDP-glucose 4,6-dehydratase produces the protein MKIIITGGAGFIGSHVVRLFVTKYPEYQILNLDALTYAGNLENLRDVENAPNYRLVKGDITDQAFVDQLFANEEPDAVIHLAAESHVDRSITDPLAFVKTNVLGTVHLLNAAKNLWKPLGYEGKTFYHVSTDEVYGSLDFGPDMFTEDTSYDPRSPYSASKASSDHFVRAWHHTYHMPVKLSNCSNNYGPNHFPEKLIPLAIHRIQHGQPVPVYGKGENVRDWLFVKDHATAIDAVFHRGKVGETYNIGGVNEWANLELIHLLCDTLDEKTGKEKGTSRKLITFVTDRAGHDLRYAIDSSKIMNELGWKPSVTFEQGLSQTVDWYLENQEWLEHVTSGAYQDYYQKQYAAR, from the coding sequence ATGAAAATTATCATCACCGGCGGGGCCGGGTTCATTGGGTCGCATGTGGTGCGCCTATTCGTGACCAAATATCCGGAGTATCAGATCCTGAACCTGGATGCCCTAACGTATGCCGGCAACCTAGAGAACCTGCGGGATGTTGAAAACGCGCCCAACTACCGCCTGGTAAAAGGCGACATCACGGACCAGGCTTTCGTTGATCAGCTTTTTGCGAACGAGGAGCCCGACGCCGTGATTCACCTGGCTGCCGAAAGCCACGTGGACCGTAGCATCACGGACCCGCTGGCTTTCGTGAAAACCAATGTATTGGGCACCGTACACCTGCTGAACGCCGCCAAAAACCTCTGGAAGCCGCTGGGCTACGAAGGCAAAACCTTCTACCACGTGAGCACCGATGAAGTGTATGGCTCCCTGGACTTCGGGCCGGATATGTTCACGGAAGATACCAGCTACGACCCCCGCTCGCCTTACTCGGCCAGCAAGGCGTCGTCGGACCACTTCGTACGGGCTTGGCACCACACGTACCACATGCCGGTGAAACTGAGCAACTGCTCTAACAACTACGGCCCCAATCATTTCCCTGAAAAGCTGATTCCGCTAGCCATTCACCGTATCCAGCACGGCCAGCCGGTACCGGTGTATGGCAAAGGCGAAAACGTGCGCGACTGGCTGTTTGTGAAAGACCATGCTACCGCCATTGATGCTGTGTTCCATCGGGGCAAGGTGGGCGAGACCTACAACATCGGTGGGGTGAACGAGTGGGCCAACTTGGAGCTGATTCATCTGCTCTGCGACACGCTGGACGAGAAAACCGGCAAGGAAAAAGGCACTTCCCGCAAGCTCATCACATTCGTGACGGACCGCGCCGGCCACGACCTGCGCTATGCCATCGACAGCAGCAAAATTATGAACGAGCTGGGCTGGAAACCGTCCGTTACGTTTGAGCAAGGACTGTCCCAGACCGTGGACTGGTATCTGGAAAACCAGGAATGGCTGGAGCATGTCACCAGCGGAGCCTACCAGGATTACTACCAGAAACAGTACGCCGCCCGCTAG
- the galE gene encoding UDP-glucose 4-epimerase GalE, whose product MERTKILVTGGAGYIGSHAVVELYEAGFQPVIVDNFSNSQESALTGIETILGVKVPFHRIDCNDVEAMRAVFAEEGSLRGVIHFAAYKAVGESVQKPLEYYHNNVGSLLTLVQVMREFGVEALVFSSSCTVYGIPDALPVTEQTPTKKANSPYGATKQMCEDILNDVAVAPGNKLRTILLRYFNPVGAHASAQIGELPLGVPNNLVPFITQTAAGLRQELTVYGDDYDTPDGSCVRDYVHVVDLAKAHVVAVQRLLDGKGATVETFNVGTGQGNTVLEVIRTFEQVSGQKLAYHVGPRRAGDVPAIYADVTKSVAELGFKTTATLAEALQSSWKWQQHLQAING is encoded by the coding sequence ATGGAACGCACGAAAATACTCGTGACTGGTGGGGCCGGCTACATTGGCTCGCACGCGGTAGTAGAGCTGTATGAAGCCGGTTTTCAGCCGGTTATTGTTGATAACTTCAGCAATTCGCAGGAATCAGCACTCACTGGTATCGAGACGATTCTGGGAGTGAAAGTGCCGTTTCACCGCATCGACTGCAATGATGTGGAAGCCATGCGGGCCGTGTTTGCGGAGGAAGGTAGTCTGCGTGGAGTCATCCATTTCGCAGCCTATAAAGCCGTGGGCGAATCGGTGCAGAAACCACTGGAGTACTACCACAACAACGTCGGCTCGCTGCTGACACTGGTGCAGGTGATGCGCGAGTTCGGAGTAGAAGCTTTGGTGTTTTCTTCCTCCTGTACCGTGTATGGCATTCCGGACGCGCTGCCCGTGACGGAGCAGACGCCGACCAAAAAAGCCAACTCGCCCTACGGTGCTACCAAGCAGATGTGCGAAGACATCCTCAACGATGTGGCCGTTGCACCAGGCAATAAGCTGCGCACCATTCTACTGCGCTACTTCAACCCGGTTGGCGCTCATGCCTCGGCTCAGATTGGGGAGCTGCCGCTGGGCGTACCGAACAATCTGGTGCCGTTCATCACCCAGACGGCTGCGGGCCTGCGCCAGGAACTGACCGTGTATGGCGACGATTACGACACGCCTGACGGCTCCTGCGTCCGCGACTATGTGCACGTAGTAGATCTAGCAAAGGCCCACGTAGTAGCGGTGCAGCGCCTGCTCGATGGCAAGGGAGCCACAGTAGAAACGTTTAATGTGGGCACTGGCCAGGGCAACACTGTGCTGGAAGTTATCAGGACGTTTGAGCAGGTGAGCGGGCAAAAGCTTGCCTATCATGTTGGCCCACGCCGCGCTGGCGACGTGCCTGCCATCTACGCCGACGTTACCAAGTCGGTAGCCGAGCTGGGCTTCAAAACCACCGCCACACTAGCCGAAGCCCTGCAGAGTTCGTGGAAATGGCAGCAGCATTTGCAGGCTATCAACGGCTAG
- a CDS encoding nucleotide sugar dehydrogenase, with protein MYEQLLRKEATLAVIGLGYVGLPIALEFARKIKVIGFDINAKRVDMMRNHVDPSGELETKDFEGCDIEFTDSLEVLREARFFIVAVPTPIDEHAQPDLKPLLGASSTVGKVLKKGDYVVFESTVYPGCTEDDCIPVMEKLSGLKFPDDFKVGYSPERINPGDKEHTLSSIIKVVAGCDDESLDVIAKTYELVVKAGVHRASSIKVAEAAKIIENTQRDVNIALMNELSMIFDRMSINTYEVLEAAGTKWNFLKFSPGLVGGHCIGVDPYYLTYKAKELGYDAKVILSGRTTNDNMGAYIARKTVQMMIKKGKDVAKSRVLVMGATFKENVEDIRNSKVADVIQELKNFSVNVDIVDPHADSDELHHEYGFRLTPASEVRDDYDGVIVAVSHAPYTSHNEAYFQSITADNAVLVDIKGLFRGKIQDMQYWSL; from the coding sequence GTGTACGAGCAACTACTTCGCAAAGAGGCCACGCTGGCCGTTATTGGCCTCGGCTATGTGGGCCTGCCCATCGCCCTCGAGTTTGCCCGCAAAATCAAGGTTATCGGTTTCGATATCAATGCCAAGCGCGTGGACATGATGCGCAACCACGTGGACCCCAGCGGCGAGCTGGAAACCAAGGACTTCGAGGGCTGCGACATTGAGTTTACGGATTCGCTGGAAGTGCTGCGCGAGGCCCGGTTCTTTATTGTAGCTGTGCCAACACCTATCGATGAGCACGCGCAGCCCGACCTGAAACCCTTGCTGGGCGCTTCCTCGACGGTGGGCAAAGTGCTGAAAAAAGGCGACTACGTGGTATTCGAAAGCACCGTGTACCCAGGCTGCACCGAGGACGACTGTATTCCGGTGATGGAGAAGCTTTCGGGCCTGAAATTTCCCGACGACTTCAAGGTTGGCTATTCGCCGGAGCGCATCAACCCCGGCGACAAGGAGCATACGCTTTCCAGCATTATCAAAGTAGTAGCTGGCTGCGACGACGAGTCCCTGGATGTTATTGCCAAGACGTATGAACTGGTGGTGAAGGCCGGGGTACACCGCGCCAGCAGCATCAAAGTAGCCGAAGCCGCCAAAATCATCGAAAACACGCAGCGCGACGTCAATATTGCCTTGATGAACGAGCTGTCGATGATTTTTGACCGCATGAGCATCAACACGTACGAAGTGCTGGAAGCGGCTGGTACCAAGTGGAACTTCCTCAAGTTTTCGCCCGGTCTGGTAGGCGGCCACTGCATCGGTGTAGACCCGTACTACCTGACGTACAAGGCCAAAGAGCTGGGCTACGACGCCAAAGTTATTCTGAGCGGCCGCACCACCAACGATAATATGGGTGCTTACATCGCGCGCAAAACCGTGCAGATGATGATCAAGAAGGGCAAGGACGTCGCCAAGAGCCGCGTGCTGGTGATGGGCGCTACGTTCAAGGAAAACGTGGAAGACATTCGCAACTCCAAGGTTGCTGATGTGATTCAGGAGTTGAAAAACTTCTCCGTAAACGTAGACATCGTGGACCCACATGCTGATTCTGACGAGCTACACCACGAGTACGGCTTCCGCCTGACGCCCGCCAGCGAAGTGCGCGACGACTACGATGGCGTGATTGTGGCCGTGAGCCATGCGCCCTATACGTCGCATAATGAAGCATACTTTCAGTCGATTACCGCCGACAATGCGGTCCTCGTAGACATCAAAGGCTTGTTCCGGGGCAAGATCCAGGACATGCAGTACTGGAGCCTGTAA
- a CDS encoding acyltransferase gives MTIAPAYFAHPTAVLDDGCRVGAGCRIWHFSHLSPGSELGEGCSLGQNVFVADGVRLGRNVKVQNNVSLYTGVECHDDVFIGPSAVFTNVLNPRAAVVRRHEYQATVLERGVSIGANATVVCGVRLGEYAFVGAGSVVTKDLPPYALAYGNPARQRGWMSAYGHRLAFDAAGYATCAESGEQYRLTEGRVSRISPES, from the coding sequence ATGACTATTGCTCCTGCCTATTTCGCGCACCCCACCGCCGTCCTCGACGATGGGTGCCGTGTAGGTGCCGGCTGCCGTATCTGGCACTTCAGTCACCTCAGCCCCGGTTCGGAGTTGGGAGAGGGCTGTAGTCTGGGCCAGAACGTGTTTGTGGCCGATGGCGTACGCCTGGGCCGCAACGTAAAGGTGCAGAACAATGTGAGCCTGTATACTGGTGTGGAATGCCACGATGATGTATTCATCGGGCCTTCGGCCGTGTTTACCAACGTGCTGAATCCTAGAGCAGCAGTTGTGCGCCGCCATGAGTATCAAGCCACAGTGCTGGAGCGGGGGGTGAGCATAGGTGCCAACGCTACAGTAGTGTGTGGCGTCCGGCTAGGCGAATATGCGTTTGTGGGCGCTGGCTCTGTCGTCACCAAAGACCTGCCACCATATGCACTGGCTTACGGCAATCCGGCTCGGCAGCGCGGCTGGATGAGTGCTTATGGCCACCGGTTGGCGTTTGATGCCGCCGGCTATGCCACCTGTGCGGAAAGCGGCGAGCAGTACCGACTAACCGAGGGCCGGGTTTCTCGTATCAGCCCCGAATCATAA
- the prmC gene encoding peptide chain release factor N(5)-glutamine methyltransferase → MPTLRQLTADLSTDLQAHYPVPEAASIAGLVLEHLLELTPLQRRMQADTLVPAEVLTQLPALQERLMRHEPVQYVLGVAHFAGMELAVTPATLIPRPETEELVQLIVTEQRGRSTTLSVLDVGTGSGCIALALCRELEPARTIAVDVSAEALAVASRNAARYGCEIDFQQIDILKQEPQGIAPATLDVLVSNPPYVLESERPLMRANVLDYEPATALFVPNHDPLLFYRCIAELGTKLLRPSGALYFEINEQYATETVALLVGLGYTSAAARLDMFDKARIVRATWPGV, encoded by the coding sequence ATGCCCACGCTCCGCCAACTCACCGCTGACCTCTCTACCGATCTGCAGGCACACTATCCTGTGCCGGAAGCAGCCAGCATTGCCGGGCTGGTGCTGGAGCATCTACTGGAGCTTACGCCACTGCAGCGCCGCATGCAGGCCGATACGCTGGTACCCGCAGAAGTACTGACACAACTTCCGGCACTACAAGAGCGCCTAATGCGCCACGAGCCAGTACAGTACGTGCTGGGAGTAGCGCATTTTGCTGGTATGGAACTGGCCGTAACGCCTGCCACACTCATTCCGCGCCCCGAAACGGAGGAGCTGGTGCAACTGATTGTAACCGAGCAGCGCGGCCGGAGCACTACCCTTTCGGTGCTGGATGTAGGTACTGGCAGCGGCTGTATTGCGCTGGCACTATGCCGGGAGCTGGAGCCGGCCCGCACAATAGCCGTCGATGTTTCGGCGGAGGCACTGGCCGTAGCGAGCCGCAACGCTGCCCGCTACGGCTGCGAAATCGACTTTCAGCAGATAGATATTCTGAAGCAAGAGCCCCAAGGTATTGCGCCGGCTACGCTGGATGTGCTGGTCAGCAACCCACCTTACGTTCTGGAAAGTGAGCGGCCTCTCATGCGGGCCAACGTGCTGGACTACGAGCCGGCCACCGCACTGTTCGTGCCCAACCACGACCCGTTGCTTTTCTACCGCTGCATAGCCGAGTTGGGAACCAAGCTACTGCGACCAAGCGGTGCGCTCTATTTCGAAATCAACGAGCAGTACGCTACCGAAACTGTGGCACTGCTGGTGGGGCTGGGCTATACAAGTGCTGCTGCCCGCCTCGATATGTTTGATAAGGCCCGTATAGTGCGCGCCACTTGGCCAGGAGTATAA
- the ribD gene encoding bifunctional diaminohydroxyphosphoribosylaminopyrimidine deaminase/5-amino-6-(5-phosphoribosylamino)uracil reductase RibD, which yields MLTPDFDLLMMRRALDLARLGTGTARPNPLVGCVITHEGRIIGEGWHRQYGGPHAEVNAVAAVADPILLPHSRAYVTLEPCSHHGKTPPCADLLIEKGIPEVVVCNLDPNPLVAGRGLAKLREAGITVETGVLEHEGRWLNRRFFTFQEKKRPYVVLKWAETADGYLAGPYYQSVPISGDLARVAVHQWRAEEQAILVGTRTALHDNPHLTVRDWPGPNPTRIVIDKNLSLPPTHHLFNGQQPTVVYTYRERATKNNVGFVMLSEAEDLFPQIFNNLYQRNVQSVLVEGGPTVLNSLLKDGLWDEIRVLRSPKRLGGGVSAPKPGLSGLREHCQLSEDELFVYVNGANK from the coding sequence ATGCTTACTCCTGATTTCGACCTGTTGATGATGCGCCGTGCGCTGGACTTAGCCCGGCTTGGCACTGGCACCGCCCGCCCCAACCCGCTGGTTGGCTGCGTTATCACGCACGAGGGCCGCATTATTGGGGAAGGCTGGCACCGGCAGTATGGCGGGCCACATGCCGAAGTGAATGCCGTAGCAGCCGTAGCCGACCCTATTCTGCTCCCGCATAGCCGCGCCTACGTAACGCTGGAACCCTGCTCCCACCACGGCAAAACACCTCCCTGTGCCGATCTGCTTATTGAAAAAGGAATTCCGGAAGTGGTAGTCTGCAACCTCGACCCGAACCCACTGGTAGCAGGTCGTGGCTTGGCTAAGTTGCGTGAAGCAGGCATAACGGTAGAAACGGGTGTTCTGGAGCACGAAGGCCGCTGGCTGAACCGCCGGTTTTTCACGTTTCAGGAGAAAAAGCGGCCATATGTTGTGCTAAAGTGGGCCGAAACAGCTGATGGCTACCTGGCAGGGCCCTATTATCAGTCGGTGCCTATTAGTGGCGACTTGGCGCGGGTGGCCGTGCACCAGTGGCGGGCTGAAGAACAGGCTATTCTGGTGGGTACCCGCACGGCCCTGCACGACAATCCGCACCTAACCGTGCGCGACTGGCCTGGCCCCAACCCAACGCGTATCGTTATCGACAAAAACCTAAGTCTGCCGCCTACGCATCACCTCTTCAATGGGCAGCAACCTACCGTGGTTTATACCTACCGGGAGCGGGCTACCAAAAATAATGTTGGATTTGTAATGCTTTCCGAAGCCGAAGACCTGTTTCCTCAGATCTTCAACAACTTATACCAGCGCAATGTGCAGTCGGTGCTGGTAGAAGGTGGCCCAACCGTGCTCAACTCACTGCTGAAGGATGGGCTCTGGGACGAAATTCGGGTGTTGCGCAGTCCTAAGCGGCTGGGCGGCGGCGTATCGGCCCCGAAGCCGGGCCTTAGCGGGTTGCGGGAGCATTGCCAGCTTAGCGAAGATGAGCTGTTTGTGTACGTGAACGGAGCCAACAAGTAA
- a CDS encoding GAF domain-containing protein, translating into MAEELHLDTTLTKAEQYHQLLPQIEALTTGEPDLVANLANTVAALRQAFGFFWVGFYLVKDEELVLGPFQGPIACTRIRRGKGVCGSSWAQATTLLVPDVEQFPGHIACSSESKSEIVVPVLKDGQVVAVLDVDSDQLNDFDHNDQQALEQLMALAARWF; encoded by the coding sequence ATGGCCGAAGAACTGCACCTCGATACCACCCTCACTAAAGCCGAACAATACCACCAACTCCTACCCCAGATTGAAGCCCTGACTACCGGCGAACCGGATCTGGTGGCCAACCTAGCCAATACCGTGGCCGCGCTCCGGCAGGCTTTCGGTTTTTTCTGGGTAGGCTTCTACCTTGTAAAAGACGAGGAACTGGTGCTGGGACCATTCCAGGGGCCTATTGCCTGTACCCGCATTCGGCGCGGCAAGGGCGTATGCGGCAGCAGCTGGGCCCAGGCCACTACCCTGCTGGTGCCCGATGTAGAGCAGTTTCCCGGCCATATTGCCTGCAGCTCCGAGTCCAAATCTGAAATAGTGGTGCCCGTGTTGAAAGACGGCCAAGTAGTAGCAGTACTCGATGTGGACAGCGACCAGCTCAACGACTTTGACCACAACGACCAGCAGGCGTTGGAGCAATTGATGGCACTGGCAGCTCGGTGGTTTTAA